A genomic segment from Flavobacterium inviolabile encodes:
- a CDS encoding enoyl-CoA hydratase/isomerase family protein, protein MTTDRINGSLYTRIDNKIAFVEFGHPASNSFPGELLQRLTDELHKLSGNPDVSVIVLKSEGDGAFCAGASFDELLAVSNLEEGAKFFSGFANVINAMRKCSKLIVGRIHGKAVGGGVGLAAACDYALATEQSAIKLSELAIGIGPFVIEPAVSRKIGKAALAEMTLAAHEWKNAYWAQEKGLYAKVLENVPELDKELELFTSKLASYNPEALAEMKNVLWEGTENWDSLLYERAGISGKLVLSDFTVKALNQFKKK, encoded by the coding sequence ATGACTACTGACAGAATAAACGGTTCCTTATATACCCGAATTGACAACAAAATTGCCTTTGTAGAATTTGGCCATCCGGCCAGTAATTCTTTCCCCGGTGAATTATTACAACGCTTAACGGACGAATTGCATAAGCTGAGCGGCAATCCGGATGTTTCAGTGATTGTTTTAAAGAGTGAAGGCGACGGTGCTTTTTGTGCCGGAGCATCTTTTGACGAATTATTAGCGGTTTCGAATCTGGAAGAAGGCGCAAAATTCTTTTCCGGATTTGCCAATGTGATCAATGCGATGCGTAAATGTTCCAAACTGATTGTGGGAAGGATCCACGGAAAAGCTGTTGGCGGCGGCGTTGGCCTGGCTGCAGCCTGCGACTATGCCCTTGCAACCGAACAAAGTGCCATCAAACTATCGGAATTGGCTATCGGCATCGGACCGTTTGTGATTGAACCGGCAGTTTCCCGAAAAATTGGCAAAGCGGCTTTAGCCGAAATGACACTGGCCGCACATGAATGGAAAAATGCTTATTGGGCGCAGGAAAAAGGTCTATATGCCAAAGTATTGGAAAATGTACCGGAACTCGATAAAGAACTGGAGCTTTTCACGTCCAAACTGGCCAGCTACAATCCGGAGGCTTTAGCCGAAATGAAAAATGTATTATGGGAAGGAACCGAAAACTGGGACAGCCTGCTGTATGAAAGAGCCGGTATTTCCGGAAAACTGGTACTATCCGATTTTACCGTAAAGGCATTAAATCAGTTTAAAAAGAAATAA
- a CDS encoding RHS repeat domain-containing protein, whose translation MFKVGDVLRIERLNGKIKFYNNGILLHTLNEPAANAGQPMLVAFIMPDPKATIYNLKIVNYVMPQQVTEGNIKTGIQLFADYQNGTFKPKAIVTKEVFANGITTKKQYTIANLSGSTVTAAEMKEKGMQVSFEGKITPVLGSDSIEGGMAVNGSQNTAFNRNAVTSTSATALTAPVSKLGAGTFDICSVNYSFGSSVNTLTREFDFNNNVGTGLNNPPVSASGNITMTVSPAAVRVLGPCLTDGDGLYDIFEDVNNDNNLTNDDTDGDGIPNYLDLDDDGDGYATWEAIEGADPNGDHNPSDAIDSDGDGIPDYLDKTNGNYPIAGLIAYKKYVNLVGDKRYELANHLGNVLVVINDKKIPEFNTLDTPGSGLKAFNADVLTYSDYYPFGSLIPNRHGSSQSYRYGFNGKEKDDEIKGTGVQYDYGFRIYDTRIGRFLSTDPLFESYPWYTPYQFSGNTPICSVDIDGLEMCFAADGKFLGQSIKGGSEIKIATNYTVFQQRDKSGNMKTMYKIAASKSIDQFDVKTAGKVYQTIYDKEIKGKSTGVIAYKDDTNFGEGGFTDTETKKISINMENEHGKLEN comes from the coding sequence ATGTTCAAAGTAGGAGATGTTTTGAGAATAGAACGCCTGAATGGTAAAATTAAATTCTATAATAATGGTATTTTACTGCACACATTGAATGAGCCTGCTGCAAATGCAGGTCAGCCAATGTTAGTTGCTTTTATAATGCCAGATCCGAAAGCTACTATTTACAACCTGAAAATTGTAAATTATGTAATGCCGCAACAGGTCACGGAAGGCAATATCAAAACAGGAATTCAATTGTTTGCCGATTACCAGAACGGCACTTTTAAACCGAAAGCAATCGTAACCAAAGAAGTATTTGCGAATGGTATTACCACTAAAAAGCAATATACAATAGCCAATCTTTCCGGTTCAACCGTAACGGCTGCGGAAATGAAAGAAAAAGGAATGCAGGTTTCTTTTGAAGGAAAAATAACACCGGTATTAGGTTCGGATAGTATTGAAGGTGGTATGGCGGTAAACGGAAGCCAGAATACTGCATTCAACAGGAATGCGGTGACCTCAACATCGGCAACTGCTCTAACAGCCCCAGTTTCAAAATTAGGTGCCGGAACGTTTGATATTTGTAGTGTCAATTATAGTTTTGGTAGCTCGGTTAACACACTAACGCGTGAATTTGACTTTAACAATAATGTAGGAACCGGATTAAACAATCCGCCGGTTTCTGCTTCCGGCAATATTACGATGACCGTCTCTCCTGCTGCCGTTCGTGTTTTAGGACCGTGTTTAACAGATGGCGATGGTCTGTATGACATTTTTGAAGATGTTAATAACGATAATAACCTGACCAACGACGATACCGATGGCGATGGTATTCCGAATTACCTTGATCTTGACGATGACGGCGATGGCTATGCAACCTGGGAAGCTATTGAAGGTGCCGATCCTAACGGGGATCACAACCCATCGGATGCGATTGATAGTGATGGTGACGGTATTCCGGACTATCTGGACAAAACAAATGGTAATTATCCTATAGCAGGACTTATTGCGTATAAAAAATATGTAAATTTGGTAGGCGACAAACGTTATGAGTTAGCCAACCACCTGGGTAATGTATTAGTCGTTATTAACGACAAGAAAATACCGGAGTTTAACACCCTCGATACACCAGGCAGTGGTTTAAAAGCGTTTAATGCAGATGTTCTTACCTATTCTGATTATTACCCGTTTGGAAGCCTTATACCGAATAGGCATGGCAGCTCACAATCATACCGTTATGGGTTTAATGGAAAAGAAAAAGATGATGAGATTAAGGGAACTGGAGTTCAGTATGATTATGGATTTAGAATATATGATACGAGAATTGGTAGATTTTTATCAACCGACCCCTTATTTGAAAGTTACCCTTGGTATACACCATATCAATTTAGTGGGAATACCCCTATTTGTTCCGTTGACATTGATGGATTGGAAATGTGTTTTGCAGCTGATGGTAAATTTTTGGGTCAGAGTATAAAAGGGGGGTCAGAAATAAAGATTGCAACTAATTATACAGTTTTTCAACAAAGAGACAAAAGTGGAAATATGAAAACAATGTATAAAATTGCAGCTTCAAAAAGTATTGACCAATTTGATGTAAAAACTGCTGGAAAAGTTTACCAAACTATTTATGATAAAGAGATTAAAGGTAAATCTACAGGAGTAATTGCATACAAAGATGACACTAATTTTGGTGAAGGTGGTTTTACCGACACTGAAACGAAAAAGATATCCATTAATATGGAAAATGAACATGGAAAATTAGAAAATTAG